A genomic window from Myxococcales bacterium includes:
- a CDS encoding ketopantoate reductase: MKPRLSVLVVGAGAVGQVYAKHLAQGGAAVTLYVRERYREEATRGFDLVRVRGLGPAPGPDRREALRLEGCDVVCSAEEVAARRFDQVYLTVSSAGLQGPWLAALVAAVGDATVVGLTPSPGDRALLFAAGVEPARLVDGLISLVSYHSPLEGEPEGTPAGMTYWFPPASPCLLSGSARVDAVVAALERGGMPARRHPDVPRMSAFPNAAFMVYLTALEAAGWSLAALLRGEALARAVRGAREALAVAAVSAGRAPLALSLLVTRGWLLRVGLWFARRLAPFPIETYLRAHFTKVGAQTRLILDSLIERGAAAGLPVGTLRALRADVPR, from the coding sequence ATGAAGCCTCGTCTCTCCGTGCTCGTCGTTGGTGCGGGCGCCGTGGGGCAGGTGTACGCGAAGCACCTCGCGCAAGGTGGGGCGGCGGTCACGCTCTACGTGCGCGAGCGCTACCGTGAAGAGGCGACGCGTGGGTTCGACCTCGTGCGCGTGCGAGGGCTCGGGCCCGCGCCGGGCCCCGACCGCCGCGAGGCGCTCCGCCTCGAGGGGTGCGACGTGGTGTGCTCGGCCGAGGAGGTCGCGGCGCGGCGCTTCGACCAAGTCTATCTCACAGTGTCGTCCGCGGGGCTGCAGGGCCCGTGGCTCGCCGCCCTCGTGGCCGCCGTCGGCGACGCGACCGTCGTGGGCCTCACCCCGAGCCCGGGCGATCGCGCGCTCCTCTTCGCCGCCGGCGTAGAGCCCGCGCGCCTCGTGGACGGGCTCATCTCGCTCGTGAGCTACCACAGCCCGCTCGAGGGCGAGCCCGAGGGCACGCCGGCAGGGATGACCTACTGGTTTCCCCCCGCCTCACCCTGCCTCCTCTCCGGCTCCGCGCGCGTCGACGCCGTGGTGGCCGCGCTGGAACGTGGCGGGATGCCCGCGCGTCGGCACCCCGACGTGCCCCGCATGTCGGCCTTCCCGAACGCCGCGTTCATGGTCTACCTCACGGCGCTCGAGGCCGCGGGGTGGTCGCTCGCGGCGCTGCTCCGGGGCGAGGCGCTCGCCCGCGCCGTGCGAGGGGCGCGCGAGGCGCTGGCGGTCGCGGCGGTGTCCGCCGGGAGGGCCCCGCTGGCCCTCTCGCTGCTCGTCACGCGGGGCTGGCTCCTTCGCGTCGGCCTGTGGTTCGCGCGGCGCCTCGCGCCCTTCCCGATCGAGACCTACCTCCGGGCGCACTTCACCAAGGTGGGCGCGCAGACCCGGCTCATCCTCGACTCGCTCATCGAGCGCGGCGCCGCCGCGGGGCTCCCGGTGGGCACGCTGCGCGCGCTCCGCGCCGACGTCCCACGCTGA
- the lepB gene encoding signal peptidase I — MAKTARARARSFLTLGVAMTGLFVARASLADHYHVPSGSMEPTVQVAEHVVVLKAAYGLRVPLTETYLLGPRTPARSDVVVLTSPESDTVLLKRVVAVGGDVVEVRDGRVRLTRGGRSVAEEDDARSLQAGPGPSLAPTLVPDGKVLVLGDNRGNSHDGRSFGWVSERALLGRAVAVVGAGGARGL, encoded by the coding sequence ATGGCCAAGACAGCGCGGGCTCGCGCACGCTCGTTCCTCACCCTCGGCGTGGCGATGACAGGGCTCTTCGTCGCGCGCGCGTCGCTCGCCGACCACTACCACGTGCCCTCGGGGTCGATGGAACCCACAGTCCAGGTGGCCGAGCACGTGGTGGTCTTGAAGGCGGCGTACGGCCTGCGCGTCCCGCTCACCGAGACGTACCTGCTCGGCCCCCGCACGCCCGCCCGCAGCGACGTTGTGGTGCTCACGTCGCCCGAGAGCGACACGGTGCTCCTGAAGCGCGTGGTGGCGGTCGGCGGCGACGTGGTGGAGGTGCGCGACGGGCGCGTGCGGCTCACGCGCGGTGGTCGCTCCGTCGCCGAGGAAGACGACGCGCGGTCGCTTCAGGCGGGGCCAGGGCCGAGCCTCGCTCCGACCTTGGTGCCCGACGGGAAGGTGCTCGTCCTCGGCGACAACCGCGGCAACAGCCACGACGGGCGCTCGTTCGGCTGGGTGAGCGAGCGCGCCCTCCTCGGGCGGGCGGTCGCGGTCGTGGGCGCGGGCGGCGCGCGCGGGCTGTAG
- a CDS encoding glutamate synthase subunit beta, with product MADPRGFLDVPRQKPARREPTERVHDFREIVVEPAPEQLARQASRCMDCGVPFCHDGCPLGNVVPEWNDLVHRGKVDEAAASLLATNNFPEITGRVCPAPCEAACVLNLRGEPVTIKDVERTIANAALAAGLAPVVAPRRSGKRVAIVGSGPAGLACAQQLARAGHDVVVFERDDRVGGLLRYGIPDFKLEKGTIDLRVAQLVAEGVELRVSTPVDAQSAGTLLAPFDATVLALGARAPRDLPIPGRELRGVHFAMELLELQNRVVAGDPCAPLATAGLDVVVIGGGDTGSDCVGTSNRCGAKSVTQLELEPPPPLARRPENPWPEWPLVMRTSSSHEEGCERDFGVLTKAFLGDEAGALRALLCERVERRGGTFEAKGAPFELPAQRVFLAMGFVGPEPELLEALGLARDRRGNAVTDVAGRTSRAGVFAAGDVSRGQSLVVWAIADGRRVARGVDAFLRG from the coding sequence ATGGCTGATCCCCGAGGCTTCCTCGACGTGCCCCGGCAGAAGCCGGCGCGGCGCGAGCCGACCGAGCGCGTGCACGACTTCCGCGAGATCGTCGTCGAGCCCGCGCCGGAGCAGCTCGCGAGGCAGGCCTCCCGCTGCATGGACTGCGGCGTCCCGTTCTGCCACGACGGCTGCCCGCTGGGGAACGTCGTGCCCGAGTGGAACGATCTCGTGCACCGCGGCAAGGTCGACGAGGCGGCGGCCTCGCTCCTCGCCACCAACAACTTCCCCGAGATCACCGGCCGCGTGTGCCCCGCGCCCTGCGAGGCGGCGTGTGTGCTGAACCTGCGCGGCGAGCCGGTCACCATCAAAGACGTCGAGCGCACCATCGCGAACGCCGCCCTCGCGGCGGGCCTCGCGCCCGTCGTCGCGCCCCGCCGCAGCGGCAAGCGCGTCGCGATCGTGGGCTCGGGGCCGGCCGGGCTCGCGTGCGCGCAACAGCTCGCGCGCGCCGGGCACGACGTGGTGGTCTTCGAGCGCGACGACCGGGTGGGCGGCCTGCTTCGCTACGGCATCCCCGATTTCAAGCTCGAGAAGGGCACGATCGATCTCCGCGTCGCGCAGCTCGTGGCCGAGGGCGTCGAGCTCCGGGTGAGCACGCCGGTGGACGCGCAGTCGGCCGGCACGCTGCTCGCGCCGTTCGACGCCACGGTCCTCGCCCTCGGCGCGCGCGCGCCGCGTGATCTTCCGATTCCGGGCCGCGAGCTCCGCGGGGTGCACTTCGCGATGGAGCTCCTCGAGCTCCAGAACCGCGTCGTGGCGGGCGATCCCTGCGCGCCGCTCGCGACCGCTGGCCTCGACGTGGTCGTGATCGGCGGCGGCGACACCGGGTCCGACTGCGTGGGCACCTCGAACCGCTGCGGCGCCAAGAGCGTCACGCAGCTCGAGCTCGAGCCGCCGCCGCCGCTCGCGCGCCGCCCGGAGAACCCGTGGCCGGAGTGGCCGCTCGTGATGCGCACCTCGTCGTCCCACGAAGAGGGCTGCGAGCGAGACTTCGGCGTGCTCACGAAGGCCTTCCTCGGCGACGAAGCGGGCGCCCTCCGCGCGCTCCTCTGCGAGCGCGTCGAGCGGCGCGGGGGCACGTTCGAGGCCAAGGGCGCGCCCTTCGAGCTCCCCGCCCAGCGCGTGTTCCTCGCGATGGGCTTCGTGGGGCCGGAGCCGGAGCTCCTCGAGGCCCTCGGGCTCGCGAGAGATCGCCGCGGCAACGCCGTGACCGACGTGGCCGGCCGCACGTCCCGCGCGGGGGTCTTCGCCGCGGGCGACGTCTCGCGCGGTCAGTCGCTCGTGGTGTGGGCCATCGCCGACGGCCGCCGCGTGGCGCGCGGCGTCGACGCGTTCCTCCGCGGGTGA
- the gltB gene encoding glutamate synthase large subunit — protein sequence MRETARSGLYDPRDEHDACGLGFVADLGRGKSHDVVQRALLVLGRLAHRGASGADPMTGDGAGVLLDVPHAYLDRLLGREGKELPPPGDYGVAQVFLSRDADRRRSQMRTLEAVARYHSQKVIGWRDVPIDESKIGHVGLATMPVMRQFFVARMCEASRFEQVLFLVRKRAGSLCSKGGFGEDFYVASFSSRTIVYKGLMLPELLGEFYEDLSEPEVQSRFALVHSRFSTNTFPTWERAHPYRRIAHNGEINTLRGNQGWMRSRSALLASDAFGEHLGDFKPIIREGGSDSASLDNLVDFLVASGRSIPHVMMMLVPEAYGKDARMSQEKRDFYEYHASLVEPWDGPAAFVFTDGVRLGAMLDRNGLRPAKYVITRQGLVVLASELGVADIRAQDVVEKGRLRPGQMFLVDLQARRVVPDEEVKREVCTLHPYGEWLAANKLDLRRLPDVEPPPPLEPARRAELERVFGYTREDLRLLLAPMAEHGEEPIGSMGNDAALAVLSARAVSFFRYFKQQFAQVTNPPIDPIRENLVMSLATTLGGEGNLLSQTPNQCRLVELSHPLLTPTELRKLGRSPYTDFRAKKLAAVFSTDGEPGAALEEALWRLEADSVKAVDEGFALLVLSDVTCDATMAPVPALLATAAVHNHLVREGRRAKVSLIVETGDVREVADVALLVGFGAGAVCPYLALDLVAELASRGEASVTPEKAQANLFKAFDKGLEKILSKMGISTLASYQGAQIFEAIGVSDEVCERWLGGVKSPVSGVGLDEIGEEVRARHAAAHGPEAASARAALSALAGERDDLAALDVGGVYAWRAAGEKHLWTPRSVASLQRAVRLDEAASYEEYASLVNSPEAPVTLRHLWELRPDRAPVPLDEVEPATELVKRFATGAMSFGSISKEAHENLAIAMNRVGGKSNTGEGGEDEARFARDPNGDLRRSAIKQVASGRFGVTSHYLVNADEIQIKMAQGAKPGEGGQLPGHKVDAVIARVRHSTPGVTLISPPPHHDIYSIEDLAQLIFDLKNVNPRARISVKLVSESGVGTVAAGVAKAHADAILIAGHDGGTGASPLSSLQHAGTPWEIGLSEAQQVLVMNGLRSRVVLQADGQLKTGRDVVFAALLGAEEFGFATAPLVASGCVMMRKCHLNTCPVGIATQDPTLRARFVGTPEHVVRYFFFVAEEVRGLLAGLGFRSLREAVGQRQAIGVRAAISSRKARTLDFSRVLAPAAPAVKGGLRHETEQDHGLSRVLDRYLLDRCERALARGEPVRVEVGVKNSDRTVGAMLGGELSTRHGAKGLPTDTVVVACEGTAGQSFGAFAPRGLTLTLSGDANDYVGKGLSGGVIAVYPHKKSTFVASENVVVGNTVLYGATAGEAYFAGRAGERFCVRNSGAVAVVEGVGDHGCEYMTGGVALVLGTVGRNFGAGMSGGVAYVLDEEGSLRDMCNLQMIELEPLDDDDRARVLALLEAHVARTDSVKGRALLQGMRDAGAPLAPFVKVVPTEYKRVLEAKRAAAARAEVAHG from the coding sequence ATGCGCGAAACTGCTCGCTCCGGCCTCTACGATCCGCGGGACGAGCACGACGCCTGCGGCCTCGGCTTCGTGGCCGATCTCGGGCGCGGCAAGAGCCACGACGTCGTGCAGCGCGCGCTGCTGGTGCTCGGGCGGCTCGCCCACCGCGGGGCGTCGGGCGCCGACCCCATGACCGGCGACGGCGCGGGCGTGCTGCTCGACGTGCCGCACGCGTACCTCGACCGGCTCCTCGGACGCGAGGGCAAGGAGCTCCCGCCGCCTGGGGACTACGGCGTCGCGCAGGTGTTCCTCTCCCGGGACGCGGACCGCCGTCGCTCGCAGATGCGCACGCTCGAGGCCGTCGCGCGGTACCACAGCCAGAAGGTCATCGGCTGGCGCGACGTGCCCATCGACGAGTCCAAGATTGGCCACGTGGGGCTCGCGACGATGCCGGTCATGCGCCAGTTCTTCGTCGCCCGCATGTGCGAGGCTTCCCGGTTCGAGCAGGTGCTCTTCCTCGTGCGCAAGCGCGCCGGATCGCTATGCTCGAAGGGCGGCTTCGGCGAAGACTTCTACGTCGCGAGCTTCTCGTCGCGGACCATCGTCTACAAGGGGCTCATGCTCCCCGAGCTGCTCGGCGAGTTCTACGAGGACCTCTCGGAGCCCGAGGTGCAGAGCCGCTTCGCGCTCGTGCACTCGCGCTTCAGCACCAACACGTTCCCCACGTGGGAGCGCGCGCACCCGTACCGGCGCATCGCCCACAACGGCGAGATCAACACCCTCCGCGGCAACCAGGGGTGGATGCGCTCGCGGTCCGCGCTGCTCGCCTCCGACGCGTTCGGCGAGCACCTCGGCGACTTCAAGCCCATCATCCGCGAGGGCGGCAGCGACTCGGCCTCGCTCGACAACCTGGTCGACTTCCTCGTGGCGAGCGGGCGCTCGATCCCCCACGTGATGATGATGCTCGTGCCCGAGGCGTACGGAAAAGACGCCCGCATGTCGCAGGAGAAGCGCGATTTCTACGAGTACCACGCGTCGCTGGTCGAGCCCTGGGACGGCCCCGCCGCCTTCGTGTTCACCGACGGCGTGCGCCTCGGGGCGATGCTCGACCGCAACGGCCTCCGCCCCGCGAAATACGTCATCACGCGGCAGGGGCTCGTGGTGCTCGCGAGCGAGCTCGGCGTCGCCGACATCCGCGCGCAAGACGTCGTCGAGAAGGGGCGCCTGCGGCCGGGGCAGATGTTCCTCGTCGACCTCCAAGCGCGGCGCGTCGTCCCCGACGAAGAGGTAAAGCGTGAGGTCTGCACGCTTCACCCGTACGGAGAGTGGCTGGCCGCGAACAAGCTCGACCTCCGCCGCCTCCCCGACGTGGAGCCGCCGCCGCCCCTCGAGCCCGCGCGGAGGGCCGAGCTCGAGCGCGTGTTCGGCTACACACGGGAGGACCTGCGTCTCTTGCTCGCGCCGATGGCGGAGCACGGGGAGGAGCCCATCGGCAGCATGGGCAACGACGCGGCGCTCGCGGTGCTGAGCGCCCGGGCCGTGTCGTTCTTCCGCTATTTCAAGCAGCAGTTCGCGCAGGTCACGAACCCGCCCATCGACCCCATCCGCGAGAACCTGGTGATGTCGCTCGCGACCACGCTGGGCGGTGAGGGCAACCTCCTCTCCCAGACGCCCAACCAGTGCCGACTGGTGGAGCTCTCTCACCCGCTGCTCACGCCGACCGAGCTGCGCAAGCTCGGTCGGAGCCCGTACACCGACTTCCGCGCGAAGAAGCTCGCGGCGGTCTTCTCCACCGACGGCGAGCCCGGCGCCGCCCTCGAGGAGGCGCTCTGGCGCCTCGAGGCCGACTCGGTGAAGGCGGTCGACGAGGGCTTCGCGCTGCTCGTGCTGAGCGACGTCACCTGCGACGCCACGATGGCGCCCGTGCCCGCGCTGCTCGCCACCGCGGCCGTGCACAACCACCTCGTGCGAGAGGGGCGCCGCGCGAAGGTGAGCCTCATCGTCGAGACCGGCGACGTGCGCGAGGTCGCCGACGTGGCGCTCCTCGTCGGCTTCGGGGCGGGCGCCGTGTGCCCGTACCTCGCCCTCGACCTCGTCGCCGAGCTCGCGTCGCGGGGCGAGGCGAGCGTGACCCCCGAGAAGGCCCAGGCGAACCTCTTCAAGGCCTTTGACAAAGGATTGGAGAAAATTCTCTCCAAGATGGGCATCAGCACCCTCGCCTCGTACCAAGGCGCGCAGATCTTCGAGGCCATCGGCGTCTCGGACGAGGTGTGCGAGCGCTGGCTCGGCGGCGTGAAGAGCCCCGTCTCGGGGGTGGGCCTCGACGAGATCGGCGAGGAGGTGCGCGCGCGCCACGCGGCCGCGCACGGGCCCGAGGCGGCCTCTGCCCGGGCGGCGCTCTCTGCCCTCGCGGGCGAACGCGACGACCTCGCGGCGCTCGACGTGGGCGGCGTGTACGCGTGGCGCGCCGCCGGCGAGAAGCACCTGTGGACCCCGCGCAGCGTCGCGAGTCTTCAGCGGGCGGTGCGCCTCGACGAGGCGGCGTCGTACGAGGAGTACGCGTCGCTCGTGAACTCGCCCGAGGCGCCCGTCACGCTGCGGCACCTGTGGGAGCTGCGACCCGACCGCGCGCCCGTGCCACTGGACGAAGTGGAGCCCGCGACCGAGCTCGTGAAGCGCTTCGCGACCGGCGCGATGTCGTTCGGGAGCATCTCGAAGGAGGCCCACGAGAACCTCGCCATCGCGATGAACCGCGTGGGCGGGAAGAGCAACACGGGCGAGGGCGGCGAGGACGAGGCCCGCTTCGCGCGCGATCCGAACGGCGATCTTCGCCGGAGCGCCATCAAGCAGGTGGCCTCGGGGCGCTTCGGCGTGACCAGCCACTACCTGGTGAACGCCGACGAGATCCAGATCAAGATGGCCCAGGGCGCGAAGCCGGGCGAAGGCGGGCAGCTCCCCGGCCACAAGGTGGACGCCGTGATCGCGCGGGTGCGGCACTCGACCCCGGGCGTCACGCTCATCTCGCCGCCGCCGCACCACGACATCTACTCCATCGAAGATCTGGCCCAGCTCATCTTCGATTTGAAGAACGTGAACCCGCGGGCGCGGATCAGCGTCAAGCTCGTGAGCGAGTCCGGGGTGGGCACCGTGGCGGCCGGCGTGGCCAAGGCGCACGCCGACGCGATCCTCATCGCGGGGCACGACGGCGGCACCGGCGCGAGCCCGCTCTCTTCACTCCAGCACGCGGGCACGCCTTGGGAGATCGGCCTGTCCGAGGCGCAGCAGGTCCTCGTGATGAACGGCCTCCGCTCGCGCGTGGTGCTCCAGGCCGACGGCCAGCTGAAGACCGGCCGCGACGTCGTGTTCGCCGCGCTGCTCGGCGCCGAGGAGTTCGGGTTCGCCACCGCGCCGCTCGTCGCCTCGGGCTGCGTGATGATGCGCAAGTGCCACCTCAACACGTGCCCGGTGGGGATCGCCACCCAAGACCCCACGCTCCGCGCGCGCTTCGTGGGCACGCCCGAGCACGTCGTTCGCTACTTCTTCTTCGTGGCGGAGGAGGTGCGCGGCCTCCTCGCGGGGCTCGGGTTTCGCTCCCTCCGCGAGGCCGTCGGGCAGCGACAGGCCATCGGCGTGCGCGCGGCGATCTCGAGCCGTAAGGCGCGCACCCTCGACTTCTCGCGGGTGCTCGCGCCCGCGGCGCCCGCGGTTAAAGGCGGCCTCCGGCACGAGACCGAGCAGGATCACGGCCTGTCGCGGGTCCTCGATCGCTACCTCCTCGACCGCTGCGAGCGGGCCCTCGCGCGCGGCGAGCCCGTGCGCGTCGAGGTGGGCGTGAAGAACTCCGACCGCACCGTCGGCGCCATGCTGGGCGGCGAGCTGTCGACGCGCCACGGCGCGAAGGGGCTGCCCACGGACACCGTGGTCGTCGCGTGCGAGGGCACGGCCGGGCAGAGCTTCGGCGCGTTCGCGCCGCGTGGCCTCACGCTCACCCTCTCGGGGGACGCGAACGACTACGTGGGCAAGGGCCTCTCGGGCGGCGTGATCGCCGTGTACCCGCACAAAAAGAGCACGTTCGTGGCCAGCGAGAACGTCGTGGTCGGCAACACGGTGCTCTACGGGGCGACGGCCGGCGAGGCCTACTTCGCGGGCCGCGCGGGCGAGCGCTTCTGCGTGCGCAACAGCGGCGCGGTCGCGGTGGTCGAGGGCGTGGGCGACCACGGGTGCGAGTACATGACCGGCGGCGTCGCGCTCGTGCTGGGCACCGTGGGGCGCAACTTCGGCGCGGGCATGAGCGGCGGCGTGGCCTACGTGCTCGACGAGGAAGGCTCTCTGCGAGATATGTGCAATCTGCAAATGATTGAGCTCGAGCCGCTCGACGACGACGACCGCGCGCGGGTCCTCGCCCTGCTCGAGGCGCACGTCGCGCGCACCGACAGCGTGAAGGGGCGCGCGCTGCTCCAGGGCATGCGCGACGCCGGGGCGCCCCTCGCCCCCTTCGTGAAGGTCGTGCCGACCGAGTACAAGCGGGTGCTCGAGGCGAAGCGCGCCGCGGCCGCCCGCGCGGAGGTGGCTCATGGCTGA